The Kribbella sp. NBC_00662 nucleotide sequence GTCGGCGACGCGATTGCGAACCTGAAACCTGTACTCCGGCGTCGGCGTGCGCTACCGTCCCGATCACAATAGGAAACTTTCCTAACGATTGGTCGGAGGGAGACAATCGTGAGCTCCTGGCGTCGGTTCGGAGCCCTGGTGGTGGCAGCGGGTTTGGTGGTGGGACCGGTGACTACGGCTGCGGGTACGGGGCAGGCCGCACCGGGTGGTGCGGTGCGGGTCAACGAGCTCGGGTACGGCGCCTTCGACAGCAAGGCGGCGTACGTGCTGAGTCGTTCGGTGGCGACTCGGTTCTCGGTGGTCGACCGTCACGGACGGCGGGTGCTGAGCGGGGCGGTCGGCAAGGACGTGGGGGAGTGGAACGCGGCGTACCCGCATGTGTATCAGCTGGATCTGTCGGCGCTGAAGGTGCCGGGGTCCTACCGGGTCGAGGTGCCGGGCGTCGCGTCGGCGGCCTTCGAGGTGCGGGCTTCCTCGGACCGATTGCGGACGAGCGCCAAGGACAAGGCCGTCGGCTTCTTCACGGCTCAGCGGGACAACGCTCATCGCAACGACGCGAAGGCACTCGTCTACGAGATCCCCGAGTTCGTCGATCCCGACAGCGACCAGACGGTCGGTGAACTGAAGCGCATCGGCGGACCGGTCGATGTCACCGGCGGTTGGTACGACGCCGGCGACTACCTCAAGTTCACGCATATCGCGGCGTACTCCGAATCGTTGCTGTGGGCATCGGTTCGGGACAGGCCGGACCGCACTGTGCTGGCCGAGGCGCGGCACGGGCTGGACTGGCTGGACAAGATGTGGGACCAGCGGACCCGCACGCTCTACATCCAGGTCGGCGTCGGAGCCGGCAATGACACCGAGACCTACATCGGCGACCACGACATCTGGCGGCTGCCGGGTGTCGACGATCATTTGACCGATCCCTCCGAGCGGTTCCTCCGCAACCGGCCGGTGTTCCGGGCCGCCGCGCCGGGCAAGCCGATCAGCCCGAACCTGGCCGGACGGACGGCGGCGGCGTTCGCGCTGGCTGCACAGGTCGAGCCGAACCGGGCGGACGCGCGCCGGCATCTGGAGACGGCCGCGCAGATCTTCGCCCAGGCCAAGACGACGAACGTGGGCCAGTTGGTGACGTCGTTGCCGTTCGCGTTCTATCCGGAGACGGCATGGCGCGACGACCTCGAGTTGGGTGCGACCGAGCTGGCGCTGGCAGCCAAGCGATTGGGTGACCCGCGGGCCGGCGCCTGGTTGAAGCAGGCCGGGTACTGGGCTTCGCAGTACATCCAGCACGAGGCCGGCGGGGACACGTTGAACCTGTACGACGTGAGCGCGTTGGCGCATGCGGATCTGATCCGCGCGGCACGGTCCGATCGGCCGCTGGTTCGCGAGCTGGCCGGCGATCTGCGGGCGCAGCTGGAGATCGGGGCGTCGCGGTCGGCGGCGGATCCGTTCCGGGCCGGGGCGCAGTACGCCGAGTTCGACGCCGTACCGCACACGTTCGGGCTGGCGACGACTGCTCGCCTGTATGCGCGGGCGACGGGCGACCATCGGTACGACGGCTTCGGTCAGCACCAGCTCGACTGGGCCTTCGGGGCGAATGCCTGGGGTGTCTCGTTCATGATCGGCGTGGGGCCGACGTTCGAGCGCTGCCCGCATCACCAGATCGCGAACATCACCGGACGGCAGTTGACCGGCGCGGTCGTCAACGGGCCGAACTCCGCCGACCTGTTCACCGACGGGCTCGACGACTACCTCGACGGGATGACGCCTTGCCCGGCGGATGCGTCGGACCCGTATGCGCAGTACACCGGGCACGACTCGCGGTACGTGGACGACGTACGGTCCTGGCAGACCGCGGAACCGGCGGACGACTTCGCCGCGATCGCTGTCTATGCGCTGACGTAAACTCACGCGGGTGGCTGGCTGGGAGGACGTCGGGGAATTCACCCTCGGCAACGTGATCCGGCAAGCCACCCGCATCGAGTTCGGCCCGAACGCCATCCGCGCTGTGCAGGGCTCGAACGACGAGCGTGTGCTCGAGCCTTACGCGTACGTCGGCCCGAACCGTTCGCTCTACCTCGACGCCGGCCTGACCCAACTGCTGTGCCGTGTCGTGGCGACGGGCGAGCATTCGTGGTCGGTGCAGGACGCCGACGCTGCCGAAATCGGCACCATCACTCGCCTCCCGCCGGCCCGCCGCTTCCTCCGCCCCAACTGGAAGATCGACCAACCCGGTCACCCGGAGATCCTCGGCCGCACCGAATGGCTGACGGGCAGCCCCGGTCGCTTGGCCGTCAAGGCTGCGTCGCGCCTGATCGTCGGCGTACTGGACGGCCTGACCGGCATCGGCGACGAAGGCGGCGACCAGTCCACCAAATCTCGTACGCTCGAATGGCGCACCGACTCCGAGCTCGTCATGGTCTCTGCCACCTCGATCCGCATCACCGCCGAGTGGCTCGACCGACGCCTCGCGTTCGCCTACAGCCTCCTGGCCACATGACCGGCTTGGGCGCGATCGAGATCGCGCGTGGGGTTCGGTCCGGGGATGTCAGTGCGGTCGACGTGATCGAGGAAGCGATCGCGGCGGCCGAGCGGCTCGATCCGGTGTTGCATTTCTTGGACGAGTTGGACGCTGCGGGTGCTCGTGCGGCGGCTGAGCGGTTGGAGCCGAGCGGGCTGCTGGCCGGAGTGCCGTTCCTGATCAAGTCACGCACGCCACCGGACGCCCCGATCATCGCCCGACTGG carries:
- a CDS encoding glycoside hydrolase family 9 protein, yielding MSSWRRFGALVVAAGLVVGPVTTAAGTGQAAPGGAVRVNELGYGAFDSKAAYVLSRSVATRFSVVDRHGRRVLSGAVGKDVGEWNAAYPHVYQLDLSALKVPGSYRVEVPGVASAAFEVRASSDRLRTSAKDKAVGFFTAQRDNAHRNDAKALVYEIPEFVDPDSDQTVGELKRIGGPVDVTGGWYDAGDYLKFTHIAAYSESLLWASVRDRPDRTVLAEARHGLDWLDKMWDQRTRTLYIQVGVGAGNDTETYIGDHDIWRLPGVDDHLTDPSERFLRNRPVFRAAAPGKPISPNLAGRTAAAFALAAQVEPNRADARRHLETAAQIFAQAKTTNVGQLVTSLPFAFYPETAWRDDLELGATELALAAKRLGDPRAGAWLKQAGYWASQYIQHEAGGDTLNLYDVSALAHADLIRAARSDRPLVRELAGDLRAQLEIGASRSAADPFRAGAQYAEFDAVPHTFGLATTARLYARATGDHRYDGFGQHQLDWAFGANAWGVSFMIGVGPTFERCPHHQIANITGRQLTGAVVNGPNSADLFTDGLDDYLDGMTPCPADASDPYAQYTGHDSRYVDDVRSWQTAEPADDFAAIAVYALT